A genomic window from Glycine max cultivar Williams 82 chromosome 17, Glycine_max_v4.0, whole genome shotgun sequence includes:
- the LOC100800384 gene encoding uncharacterized protein LOC100800384, translated as MASVVKERSGAEIVYGSEECYRHSIELLEELGFPKGVLPLQDLVECGRVRETGFVWMKQKAPYEHFFEGTNTRVSYAVEVTGYVEKFRMKKMSGIKSKQMMLWVPITEMSIEDPKGQKILFKTPMGIGKSFPILAFMTPEEKEKHLLLQYKEIQENS; from the coding sequence ATGGCTAGTGTGGTAAAGGAGCGTTCAGGGGCAGAGATAGTGTATGGTTCTGAAGAGTGTTATCGCCACTCCATAGAGCTCTTAGAAGAGTTGGGTTTCCCAAAGGGTGTTCTTCCCTTGCAAGACCTGGTGGAGTGTGGTAGGGTTAGAGAAACTGGGTTTGTGTGGATGAAGCAGAAGGCACCTTATGAGCATTTCTTTGAGGGAACCAACACGAGGGTGAGCTATGCTGTTGAGGTCACTGGCTATGTGGAGAAGTTTAGGATGAAGAAAATGAGTGGCATTAAGAGCAAGCAGATGATGCTGTGGGTGCCAATAACTGAGATGAGCATTGAAGATCCTAAGGGGCAGAAGATACTCTTTAAGACCCCTATGGGGATTGGAAAGTCCTTCCCTATCCTGGCTTTCATGACCccagaggaaaaggaaaagcacCTGCTGTTGCAGTATAAGGAGATTCAAGAAAACAGTTAG